A region of Bos javanicus breed banteng chromosome 17, ARS-OSU_banteng_1.0, whole genome shotgun sequence DNA encodes the following proteins:
- the SEPTIN5 gene encoding septin-5 isoform X2, protein MSTGLRYKSKLATPEDKQDVDKQYVGFATLPNQVHRKSVKKGFDFTLMVAGESGLGKSTLVHSLFLTDLYKERKLLSAEERISQTVEILKHTVDIEEKGVKLKLTIVDTPGFGDAVNNSECWKPITDYVDQQFEQYFRDESGLNRKNIQDNRVHCCLYFISPFGHGLRPVDVGFMKALHEKVNIVPLIAKADCLVPGEIRKLKERIREEIDKFGIHVYQFPECDSDEDEDFKQQDRELKESAPFAVIGSNTVVEAKGQRVRGRLYPWGIVEVENQAHCDFVKLRNMLIRTHMHDLKDVTCDVHYENYRAHCIQQMTSKLTQDSRMESPIPILPLPTPDAETEKLIRMKDEELRRMQEMLQKMKQQMQDQ, encoded by the exons ATGAGCACAGGCCTGCGGTACAAGAGCAAGCTGGCGACCCCAG AGGACAAGCAG gacgTCGACAAGCAGTACGTGGGCTTCGCCACGCTGCCCAACCAGGTGCACCGCAAGTCTGTGAAGAAGGGCTTCGACTTCACGCTCATGGTGGCCG gggagtcaggcctgggGAAGTCCACACTGGTCCACAGCCTCTTCCTGACCGACCTCTACAAGGAGCGGAAACTGCTGAGTGCCGAGG AACGCATCAGCCAGACGGTTGAGATCCTAAAGCATACGGTGGACATtgaagagaagggggtgaagctgaagctcaccATCGTGGACACACCGGGCTTCGGGGACGCCGTCAACAACTCTGAGTG ctggaAGCCCATCACCGACTATGTGGACCAGCAGTTCGAGCAGTACTTCCGGGACGAGAGCGGCCTCAACCGCAAGAACATCCAGGACAACCGGGTGCACTGCTGCTTGTACTTCATCTCCCCTTTCGGGCACGG GCTGCGGCCGGTGGACGTGGGCTTCATGAAGGCCCTGCACGAGAAGGTGAACATCGTGCCCCTCATCGCCAAGGCCGACTGTCTCGTCCCAGGGGAGATCCGGAAGCTGAAAGAGCGG ATCCGGGAAGAGATCGACAAGTTTGGGATCCACGTGTACCAGTTTCCTGAGTGCGACTCGGACGAGGATGAAGACTTCAAGCAGCAGGACCGGGAACTGAAG gagaGCGCACCCTTCGCTGTTATCGGCAGCAACACGGTGGTGGAGGCCAAGGGGCAGCGGGTCCGGGGGCGTCTGTACCCCTGGGGGATCGTGGAGG TGGAGAACCAGGCGCACTGCGACTTCGTGAAGCTTCGCAACATGCTAATCCGCACGCACATGCATGACCTCAAGGACGTGACCTGCGATGTGCACTACGAGAACTACCGCGCGCACTGCATCCAGCAGATGACCAG CAAGCTGACGCAGGACAGCCGCATGGAGAGCCCCATACCCATCCTGCCACTGCCCACGCCAGACGCTGAGACTGAAAAGCTCATCAGGATGAAAGATGAGGAG ctAAGGCGGATGCAAGAGATGCTGCAGAAAATGAAGCAGCAGATGCAGGACCAGTGA
- the SEPTIN5 gene encoding septin-5 isoform X1, with product MDSLAAPQDRLVEPLLSPRTQAQRRLKDVDKQYVGFATLPNQVHRKSVKKGFDFTLMVAGESGLGKSTLVHSLFLTDLYKERKLLSAEERISQTVEILKHTVDIEEKGVKLKLTIVDTPGFGDAVNNSECWKPITDYVDQQFEQYFRDESGLNRKNIQDNRVHCCLYFISPFGHGLRPVDVGFMKALHEKVNIVPLIAKADCLVPGEIRKLKERIREEIDKFGIHVYQFPECDSDEDEDFKQQDRELKESAPFAVIGSNTVVEAKGQRVRGRLYPWGIVEVENQAHCDFVKLRNMLIRTHMHDLKDVTCDVHYENYRAHCIQQMTSKLTQDSRMESPIPILPLPTPDAETEKLIRMKDEELRRMQEMLQKMKQQMQDQ from the exons ATGGACTCGCTGGCAGCACCCCAGGACCGCCTGGTGGAGCCGCTGCTGTCGCCGCGGACCCAGGCCCAGAGGCGGCTCAAG gacgTCGACAAGCAGTACGTGGGCTTCGCCACGCTGCCCAACCAGGTGCACCGCAAGTCTGTGAAGAAGGGCTTCGACTTCACGCTCATGGTGGCCG gggagtcaggcctgggGAAGTCCACACTGGTCCACAGCCTCTTCCTGACCGACCTCTACAAGGAGCGGAAACTGCTGAGTGCCGAGG AACGCATCAGCCAGACGGTTGAGATCCTAAAGCATACGGTGGACATtgaagagaagggggtgaagctgaagctcaccATCGTGGACACACCGGGCTTCGGGGACGCCGTCAACAACTCTGAGTG ctggaAGCCCATCACCGACTATGTGGACCAGCAGTTCGAGCAGTACTTCCGGGACGAGAGCGGCCTCAACCGCAAGAACATCCAGGACAACCGGGTGCACTGCTGCTTGTACTTCATCTCCCCTTTCGGGCACGG GCTGCGGCCGGTGGACGTGGGCTTCATGAAGGCCCTGCACGAGAAGGTGAACATCGTGCCCCTCATCGCCAAGGCCGACTGTCTCGTCCCAGGGGAGATCCGGAAGCTGAAAGAGCGG ATCCGGGAAGAGATCGACAAGTTTGGGATCCACGTGTACCAGTTTCCTGAGTGCGACTCGGACGAGGATGAAGACTTCAAGCAGCAGGACCGGGAACTGAAG gagaGCGCACCCTTCGCTGTTATCGGCAGCAACACGGTGGTGGAGGCCAAGGGGCAGCGGGTCCGGGGGCGTCTGTACCCCTGGGGGATCGTGGAGG TGGAGAACCAGGCGCACTGCGACTTCGTGAAGCTTCGCAACATGCTAATCCGCACGCACATGCATGACCTCAAGGACGTGACCTGCGATGTGCACTACGAGAACTACCGCGCGCACTGCATCCAGCAGATGACCAG CAAGCTGACGCAGGACAGCCGCATGGAGAGCCCCATACCCATCCTGCCACTGCCCACGCCAGACGCTGAGACTGAAAAGCTCATCAGGATGAAAGATGAGGAG ctAAGGCGGATGCAAGAGATGCTGCAGAAAATGAAGCAGCAGATGCAGGACCAGTGA
- the GP1BB gene encoding platelet glycoprotein Ib beta chain: MLVNVEEGVRMRSICAGGSTSGLFLAGWPRCGRFGRRTRAGEGRGGEALSPGPATTARSSRARPVADLSPWASVSLGSAQAARSPRTSGREALNPLGCSQSSSGQTRRTLPAGGRVERLAGGGDAARDPAGRAHRGASLPGLRGALSLLLLLLAPPGRSAAGCPAPCRCAGTRVDCGRRGLTWASLPAVFPPDTTELVLTGNNLTALPPGLLDALPVLRAAHLGANPWRCDCHLVPLRAWLAGRPEREPYRDLRCAAPPALRGRLLPYLAEDELRATCAPGALCRGALAAQLLLLVLGLLHALLLALLLCRLRSLRARATRRRPLSEPLAAERATPEPSDWR; the protein is encoded by the exons ATGTTGGTGAACGTCGAAGAGGGTGTCCGCATG CGCTCTATCTGTGCTGGCGGCTCGACCTCTGGGTTATTTCTGGCGGGGTGGCCGCGTTGTGGTCGGTTCGGCAGGCGCACCAGggccggggaggggaggggcggggaggcctTATCGCCCGGTCCTGCGACCACCGCCCGGAGCTCCAGAGCTCGCCCGGTCGCCGACCTCTCGCCATGGGCTTCGGTGAGTCTAGGGTCTGCCCAGGCCGCGCGCTCCCCGAGGACATCTGGCAGGGAGGCTCTCAATCCTCTGGGCTGCAGTCAGAGCAGTTCGGGCCAGACCCGGAGGACCCTTCCAGCCGGCGGGCGGGTGGAAAGGCTCGCGGGCGGTGGCGATGCCGCCCGGGACCCCGCGGGCCGGGCTCACCGCGGCGCTTCCCTTCCAGGGCTGCGCGGGGCGCTgagcctgctgcttctgctgctcgCGCCGCCGGGCCGCTCGGCCGCGGGCTGTCCCGCCCCGTGTCGCTGCGCGGGTACGCGCGTGGACTGCGGGCGCCGCGGGCTGACGTGGGCCTCGCTGCCGGCCGTCTTCCCGCCGGACACGACCGAGCTGGTGCTGACCGGCAACAACTTGACGGCGCTGCCGCCCGGGCTGCTGGACGCGCTGCCGGTGCTGCGCGCCGCGCACCTGGGCGCCAACCCTTGGCGCTGCGACTGCCACCTGGTGCCGCTGCGGGCCTGGCTCGCCGGCCGGCCCGAGCGCGAGCCCTACCGCGACCTGCGCTGCGCCGCGCCCCCCGCGCTGCGGGGCCGCCTGCTACCCTACCTGGCGGAGGACGAGCTGCGCGCCACCTGCGCGCCCGGTGCGCTCTGCCGCGGGGCGCTGGCGGCGCAGCTCCTGCTGCTGGTCCTCGGGCTGTTGCACGCGCTGCTGCTGGCGCTGCTGCTGTGCCGCCTGCGGAGCCTGCGCGCCCGCGCCACGCGCCGGAGGCCGCTGAGCGAGCCGCTGGCCGCCGAGCGCGCGACCCCCGAGCCGAGCGACTGGCGCTGA